GCGGCGCATGGAATAACGGCCTGGAACCTTGAATACCGGCGGGCCGGCAACGGCGGTGGTTGGCCCCATACGTTCGAAGACATTCTGGCCGGCATTGACCATCTCGCCGAAATCGCCGGACAGCACGAGCTCCACCTTGGCAAGGTAGTCGCTTTGGGGCACTCGGCCGGAGGTCACTTGGCTGTGTGGGCGGCCGGACGGCAGCGCCTCTCGGCCATCGGAACGCCCGACGCCGACCGCCAACTCGTGCGTGGATCTGAAGATAACGCCGTGCACCTGACCGGCGTTGTCAGCCAGTCCGGCCTACTGAACCTGGCCGCGGCCGAAAAGCTGAACCTCAGTAACGGTGCCGTCTGCAACCTAATGGGTGGCGATTCAGCTAGATACCCCAAAAGGCATAAATACGCAGATCCCATGAGTTCACTGCCCATTGATGTTCCAGTTTTCGCCGTCCATGCCACCGACGACGAAGACGTTCCAGCCAGCCAGTCCGAGGCCTATGTCGCAGCGGCAACCGCAGCCGGCAGCGCAGCGCAATTGCTGCGTGTCCCCGGGGATCACTTCGATCTCATCGATCCAAAGGCCGTGGCCTACAAGAAATGCCGCGAATTGGTACAACGCCTGCTCTCCTGAACCACTGGTAGCGCCCGCCCTTCCTCTGGCAGAGTGGTCCCATGCTGACTGTGATTGGCGAGGCCTTGGTTGACGTTGTGCAGCGCCCCAGCGGAATCGAGGCGCACGTTGGCGGAAGCCCACTCAACGTCGCCGTTGGCTTGGCGCGCTTGGATCATCCCGTGCAGTTCATTGGGCGGTTTGGCCAGGACGCGTACGGTGATTCCGTCGCGGCGCATCTCCGGTCCAGTTCCGTGATGGTCCCTCTTCCGCCCGACGGCAAACCCACCAGCGTAGCCACGGCAGTGATCGACGATGACGGCGCCGCCACCTACACCTTCGATCTCACCTGGGATTTGCCGGGCCTCGGGGGGCGGTTGCCGCTCATGCTGCAAGGGGCCACTTTGCTGCATACGGGTTCGATAGCCACCGCTTTGGAGCCTGGTGCCGCGGACGTGCTTGCCGCCGTCGAGCATGCCCACCCGAGCAGCACTATCAGCTTCGATCCCAACTGCCGTCCCAGCATCATTACTGACCGCGAGTACGCACGGAGGCAGGCCGAACGCTTCGTAGTGCTCTCCGACGTGGTGAAGGCTTCTGACGAAGATCTCGAATGGCTGTATCCGGGAGCTGATCCGCTGGAGTCGGCACGCCGCTGGTTGTCTCTGGGCGGCACGGAAGGACCTGCATTGGTGGTGGTCACGCGGGGTGCGCGGGGCCCGTGGGGAATCACAGCCATCGGCGAGACCCAGGTCCCCGCACCTTCCGTGACGGTGGTGGATACCGTTGGTGCCGGCGATTCGTTCATGGCGGGGCTGCTGTCAGCGATAGTTGATCGCGGGCTTGACGGTGCGCAAAACCGCGGAGCACTCCGAGCCATGCCGGCTGAGACCCTTGCCGCCATCATGGACCACGCGACGCGTGCTGCCGCAGTCACGGTGTCACGGGCTGGCGCCAATCCGCCGACGCGGGCCGAGCTGAACCATAGGGCTGTTGCAAGCTAAAACTGTTGCCGGCGAAGTCCGGCCAAGAGGAGGTGCGCCATGAAAGACCACGATCCTTATACTGGGACGCCCGCGCCGGAATTACAGGTTGCGAGCGAGTCATTCAGCGGCGGCGATACTCTCGGTCCCGATCAACGGAGCGGGATTCTGGGTGCGGGCGGCCAAGACATTTCTCCTCAGCTGAGCTGGAGCGGAGCTCCGGAAGGAACAAGGAGTTTCGCGGTCACTATGTGGGACCCGGATGCTCCCGGTCCCGGGGGCTACTGGCATTGGGCGGTACTTAATATTCCTCCTGAAGTATCAAGCCTTCCGGCCGGCGCGGGTGGCCCAAACGGTCACGCGTTGCCCGCCGGCGCGTTCCAGTTAAAGAACGACGGCGGCCGCACCGGCTACCTTGGGGCGGCCCCGCCCAGAGGGCATGGACCGCATCGGTACATAGTGGCCGTACATGCGCTGGACGTGGAGGACCTGGGCATCGAAAAGGATTCCGAAGCACGCATACTTGCTTCAGCCCTTCCTTCGCACACCTTGGCGCGCGGAACCATCACGGGTATGTTCGAGCGTTAGTGGCGGCCTTTGGGTTCTCAACAGCCACGTAGACTGACATGATGCGGCTCGTAGCAAGTGATATTGACGGCACCATTCTCGGTCATGACGGCAAGATCAGTGATCGGACCGTCAAGGCCTTCAAAGCATGCCGGGATGCCGGGGTGGAGCTTGTGTTCGTCACGGGCCGCCCGCCGCGGTGGTTGTACCCGCTCCAGGAGCAGCTCGGCCACAGCGGAATCGTGATCTGTTCCAACGGCGCAGTGGTGTGGGATCTCGAAACGGAGAAGCCCATTTCTTCTTGCACCTTGGATATCAAATCCATTTTCGAAGCGCGCCGAATCATCAAGTCCCTGCGGCCGGATGCGTTGTTCGCAGTGGAAACTCTGACTGGTTTCCAACTGGAGCCGGGCTTTCTCGAGAATGAAACCAGTGAGCTCCTCGCGGAGTTCACTCCCGCACCGCTGGATCAGACGCTAACGGCGGATGACGCCGTCGTGAAGTTCCTGGCGATAACCCGTAAGGGCACCCCGGACGAATTCCTTGCCGAAGTTCAGCCCGCTGTTGCCCATCTGGTCAGCACCACGCACTCGGCGCCGCGCACGGCGATGCTTGAGATGTCCGTGCCCGGCATCAACAAGGCCGTCACCCTCGCCAAGTACGCCGAGTCGCTGGGTATCGAGGCCGCCGACGTTGTGGCATTCGGGGATATGCCCAACGACATCGAGATGCTCCGCTGGGCCGGCCACGGCTACGCCATGGCAAGCGGCCACCCGGAAGCCATCCTCGCTGCGGGGCAGCAGGCACCGCACTTCGACGACGACGGCGTGGCCCAGATCCTCGAGGCGAAATTGACGGAGCAAACGGTCTAACCCCGTCCCACACGGGGGATCCAGCAGCTCACCGACTCTCGGTAGCTGATGAATTCTGCACCAAAACGCTCTTCGAGATCGGCTTCCTCCAGCGGCCGCACGGCATAGTTCCACAGCAGTGAGCCGAGAACCGCGTAGGCAACAACAAGCCAAGACCCGAGAATGAGGCCGACCGCGGCACCTTGGGTAATGCCCGCAACAGCCATGGGGTTACGAATCCAGCGGTACGGTCCCGGCGATGACCAAGCGGTTCGGCATGGCTGAGGGCAAGGGCGTGCCAGCTCCGAGCCAGGACATCGTCACGGCGGAGGCGACGCCCAGCGCGCTTGCGAGCATCAGAAGCAGCGCTCCGGCCGGGGCTGCCATTGGCGGAAATGGCAGGGACACTTCCCATCGCTGTTCGAGGAACGTCAGGGCCGAGGGGATCACATCCAGGAAGAATCCCCAGAAGAGGATCATTTGGCCGATCGTTGCTCCCACGTTTGTTGTCGTACGACGGCCAGCGGCTGAACGGAAAGCGAAGGGCCCTTGGATGATCCAAGCCGTGGGAATCCCGCCCAGGACGACGATGCTGAGGGCGGCCAGGGAACAAACGGCGGCGGCAATCATCATCAAAACGCCCAAACCTGCTTCAGTTGTCACCGTGGCGTAGACCCCGAGGGCGGCCGCTACAATTCCTGTCCAAGCAGTGGCGACAATGGCGGCGGCCCTCACGCCCATTGCTCCAAGGGCGGAGGCAATGACGAAAAGGGGAATGTCAAAGGCAGCAACGGCGACGGGCTCAAGGCTACCTAGTGTGGCTTCCCGCACCAAGGGCGACAGGAAGACGGCGATCCACCACGAAAGACCGGCGGCTGCCTGCACCGCAAAATAGGCTCGGCACAGCGACTGCAAGCTCGATCTTGTACCTTGAAGTTTCACGGATGACGGACGCCGCTACCTGCCAGCACTGCTCGGTAGCCCTCCACGTATGAGGAGAAGGCGAACTCGAAGCCAGTCCCGCGCAGCCTTTGGTTGGAGCAGCGTTTGTCGCCAGGGCCGGCGGGGGCGTCTTCCAACGCCGTCGGTGGTTCAGGGCTACCCATTTCCAAGGCAAGAAACCGCATGACGTCACCCATCTCGGCCGCATGGTCGTCTACACCTACGTAGACCGGATCCGGGTCCTGATCCATGGTGGTGAGGTGGACGATCATGGCCGCGGCGTCGTCCCTGTGCACACGGTTGGTGTGCCGGGGGCGTGCTGGAATCACGGCTTGCCCTGACCGGACTTGGTCGATCAGTCGGGTTCGCCCCGGACCGTAAATGCCGCCGAGCCGCAGGATGATGGGTTGGGTTCTGGTACCCCGGGTGCGGGCAAGGAACAGATGTTCAGCCTCCACCAGCACTTTGCCGCTGAAACGCGTGGGCTCGGTGGGTGTGGTTTCGTCCACCGCCCCTCCGTCGGAGTCCATATATACGGCTGTGGAGGAGACGAATAGCATGCGGGCCGGTTCGACAGAATCGCGTTCCAAGGCGTCCAGAACATTTTGCAAGCCTTTTATATACGCTGTCCGGTATGCCTCCTCGGTGGAGGAATCGGCGGCTACAGCGACCACAACAATGTTCACATCTCCTGGGACGACTGGGACTTCACGTGAGAGGTCCGCGCGCATGCCCCGAATCCCCGCGGGGAGCTTTTCCGGAGAACGGCGGAGACCGATCACCTCATGGCCCAGCGCTGCGAAACGCAGTCCGGCTTCGGTTCCAAGGTCGCCGCACCCGGCAATCAACACAGTCATGCAACTAGTTTGGCAGCCGTGACGTGCGCAAAGCTGTCACCAACTTCCCAGTCTCCATACAACCCGCGTTCAACTTGCGCCCGTAGGCTTTCAGCCACAGACCCGTTTAGCTTGTTGGATGTAGGGGAATCATGGCCAAGCGCAGGATCAACGACTTCAACACCGCTCCGTTGCGGCGGATCGAACCGGATCACCACTGGAGGTCGCTTCGCGAGGGGGACCGCGTGAGTGTGGCACTAACTCCGGGGTACGAATCGGCTGGCATAGTGGACGCCGTTACCGGTGATGCAACGGCAGTTTGGGTGGAGCTCGACGGCGGTCGCGGACGCACGCTCGTGCACATCAGCGATGACGTGGCGGTGGTCCCCCTGGAGAAGGCGATGGTCACAGAGGAGTCGTAGGCGCCTATGCGCCATGGGCTACGCTTCGGATGTGACGCTGCCATATTTCCTCCGCAAGGACGGCACTGTGGGCCCACTGGCGTTGGCTCATCGCGGATTCTCCATGAATGGCTTGGAGAACTCCATGGTTGCTTTCCGTGCCGCCATTGAGCTGGGCACCCTGCACCTTGAAACGGACGTTCACACCACCTCAGATGGCGTCCTGCTCGTTTTCCACGACTCTTCCTTGGAGCGGGTCACGGATTCCTCCGGGAGGATCGCTGAACTAGAGGCAGCCGAGGTAGCTAAGGCCCGCATCGGCGGAGTGGAACCAGTGCCGACTTTCGACGAACTTGTGGCAGCTTTCCCCGATGCCAGGCTGAACCTGGACGTGAAGGACTGGAATTCCGTAAAACCGATGGCCGAGGCTATCGAGAAGCACGGCATCCATCGCCGGGTGTTGGTTACGAGTTTCTCTGACCGGCGTCGTCGTGCTGTCTTGAAACTCCTCAGCCAGCGTACGGCTTCTTCGGCTGGCAGCACCCTGACAGCGCTTTTCGTACTTCTTGGACCCGTGCTGCCGGCGGGCTTGGCCCGCAAGGTGCTGAGCGGCGTCGATGCTTTCCAAGTGCCGGCCCGCTACGGTCGATTCCCCGTGGTGACTCCGCGTTTTGTTCGTCGTGCCCATCGCTTGGGCATCCAAGTTCACGTCTGGACTATCAACGAGCCCGCTGAAATGGTGCGTCTATTGGACCTGGGCGTGGACGGCATTGTGTCCGACCGGCTGGACCTGCTGAAGGACGTCCTGGTGCGCCGCGGGCAGTGGGTCTAGCCCCATTTTGTTCCCACCGAGATGGCATTTAATACCGATTCCGCTTCGGAACATGGGGTTCAAATGCCATCTCGGTGGGAACTTACTCAGTACCCTTTCTATTTTGGGTAGGCTCGGATTAGGGTCGAAGTATCCGTACTCTTCGTTGGCACATGGCTCGCCAACCACGTGCCGGCATCGGAAGGAAGGAAAATCTGACATGGCTTCGGAATCTCACACCACCACGGATCACGACGAGATTCGCAAGTGGGTTGAAAGCAACGACGGTAAACCGGCCAGCGTCAAAAAGACCGGCGACAAGAACGACGTGGGTATCCTGCGTATCGATTTCCCCGGCGGAGCTGGCGAAGATTCGCTGGAACACATCAGTTGGGACGAATGGTTCGACAAGTTCGAGGAGAGCAAGCTGGCTTTCCTCTACCAAGCAAAAAAGGCCAGCGGCGAGGACAGCACCTTCTTTAAGTTGGTGAGCCGTTAGTCGCGACCAGAACGTAAGTCGAGTACATCGGAAGGATGATTACCGTGGCTGAGCGAGGAAACTCAAAGCACGGATCGCATCTGGATGACCAGATGCAGCACGAAACCGAGGGAATGATCAGGGGGAACAAGCCAACCCATGTGGAAGAGGGTCGGGAGACCGAGCCCTTCCCTGATGAAACAGATGCGCGAGAAGTCCGGGAGGCCTTAAACCCAAATACCGCTTCCGGCACCGCTGCCGACGCCGCGGCGGAGGAGGGGGGAGGGTCCAGTGAGTGAAGCACTGAAAAAGTACGCGGATCTTTACCGGCAGCCTGGACCATGGTGCTTGGCCTACCTCGAGGCGAGTACCGGAACAGTGGACAGCCTGGAAGCCGCGGACGTCCAACCCGACAATGTGCGGGATGCGTTGGCGGGTCAGGGAGCGTCCAAGGAAGATCTGGCCGCCATGGAATCCGCCATCCAACCCGCCGAGGGACTGCCCGCCCCGGTTAGCCGCTTTGTGTTGGTGCGGGATGGGCAGGTGATGGTTAACGAGCTGTTGCCCGGGCCACTCTCGGGGCCCGAAAGAATTTCCATGGACTCCATTCCCGACCTGCTGCCTTTGATGAAGCACCAGCCGGACGAGTTCCCATATGTCGTGGCGGAAGTCAGCCGCGATGAGGGCGAAATCCGACTGCATCGGGCCGGCAGGCCGACTGTTGAGGAGAGCCAGCACGTCCAGGGCTCGGACGAGAATCTCAAAAAAGTTCCCAGCGGCGGTTGGTCACAGGGCCGGTATCAACATCACACTGAGGAGATTTGGCGGCGCAATGCCGATCAGGTGGTGAATGAAATCGACAAGGTTGTGAGGGAAAAACGAGCCCGCCTGCTGGTCCTTGCCGGTGACATCAGGGCGCGGCAACTCGTTGCCGATCAACTGTCCGAGGCGAGCAAGGCCATCCTGCGCATGGTGGATGCCCATACCCTGGCCCCTGGTTCCGACCGTCAAAAGTTCGACGACGAGGTTAATTCCTTGGTTGCCCAGCAGTGGGCAGAGGAACAACAGCAGCTGATGGAGCGCTTGGCCGAGCAGGAAGGGCAGGCCAACCCCGAGTCGGCTACTGGAAACGGGGCTGTGGTTCACGCCCTCCAGCAAGCCCAGGTGGATGTGCTGATCCTCGATGATCAAGCGCTCTCCGAACACACCCTGCTTGCGCTGGGTGCTGAACCGTGGATCGCCAGCTCTGAGGACGAAGCGTTGGGAGCTGAAGTTCTAGGAAAGGTCCCTGCACCCGCGGCTATGGTGCGTGCTGCGGCTCTAACGGATGCCCGCGTTCAGCTGGTCCCCTCCGCTGCCTTGCCTGACGGCGTCCATGTGGCAGCCCTGCTCCGGTGGCCCACTGGACCGGAACGGCCGGGAGCGGCGTAATCCATTCCACAAGAAAGGCCAGGGCGCTGCGCCTTGGCCTTTCCTTTGGGCGATTCTTTTCTATTCGTTGTGGGCTTCGATGGCTGCCTTACGGACCTGGCAAGCGCGGATCCGGTCGAGATCGAACTTGTCCCTGCGATCGAAAGTGAAGATGCCGTTCTTTTCCTGGAAGACGTCCGTCAGCTGCGTATAGCAGTAACCGAACATGTCCGGGTTATCCAGGAGCACGCCACATAGTGCGTCGAAGCGAGCATAGAACTCCTCCTCGGTGCTGACGCGCTGCCCGTAACCCCACGACGTCGATACATCAGTTCCGAGGCCCGCTTCTGCTGACGCTTGGCGCGCCTCCGTTTCGTTCCACCAAATGCCGCCGAATTCGGACACGAAATACGGCTGGCCGGCGTAAGGAACGGAGTATTCCTCACCCTGCGGGTTCAGGTTTACAAAGGGCTTCCCGTCCGAAAGGCCCTGCTGCTCGATCCGGAACTTCTCCGGATTCTGCTCGTAGGAATGGGAATCGTAAATGTCTGTTTCGCGGATGCGGTGGGAGTACCCCGATGCATCGATGACAGGTCGGGTGGGGTCGGCCAGTTTGGTGGCAAGGAACATGGCCTGCGTGACGTCATCCAATACCGTCAGTCGATCGTGCAGGACCTGGTGTGTTTCGTTCAGCGGGCACCATCCGATGATCGAGGGATGGTTGAAGTCGCGCTGCAACACCTCAAGCCATTGGGCTATGAAACTCGCTGTCGGCTTCTGGTTGTGGCCAACGGTTCCTCCTCCGGACACGCCCCAGTCGCCGAACTCGCCCCAGACCAAGTAGCCGAGTCTGTCTGCGTGATAGAGAAAACGCTCTTCGAAGACTTTTTGGTGGAGTCGTGCACCGTTGAATCCTGCCGCCATGGCCAGCTCGATGTCCTTGACCAACGCAGCGTCATCCGGCGAGGTCATCAGCGACTCCGGCCAATAGCCCTGATCAAGAACGAGCCTCTGGAACACTGCTTTGCCATTGAGGCGGACCACCTTGCCGTCCAAGGCAACGGAGCGAACGGCTGCGTAGCTGCTCACGTGGTCAACCACAGTCCCCGCAGCGTCCCGCAAGGTCAGCTCAAGGTCATAAAGGAAGGGATCCTCAATGCACCAAGGGCGCAGGGATTCAGCGGGAATGGTCAGCCGCAATGTTGGCGTGAGGTCCAAGTCGGCTTTGGCCGTGGCTTCCACCCTCACATCGCCCTTATCGCTGAGGACAGCGGTCACCGTGTGCCCCGTGCGGTTCTGGCTGATCGGAACTTCAATCGTGATGCTTGAGTCGGCCAGGTTGGGAGTCATTCGGAGGCGTTTGATGTGGACCTCGGGGACTGCCTCCATCCAAACCGTCTGCCAAATTCCAGTGGTGCGGGTGTACTGGCAATGAGTGTTGTTGTACCAGGTTGCCTGCTTGCCCCGGGCCTGCATTTCGTGCCGTGAATCGCGGGCCCGGACAACGATGACCGCTTCCGTGCCGGGCTCGGCCACTCCGCCAAGATCGGCGGTGAAGGGGGAGAAACCACCCCTGTGGCGGGCCACTTCAATGCCGTTGACCCAGACAGTCGCGTCGTGATCCACGGCGCCGAAGTGCAGGATGACGTTCTGGTCGGCCCACTCGTGGGGAATGGTCACCGTACGTCGGTACCAAACAGCTTCCATGAAATCCACGTGCTCAATTCCGGAAAGGGACGATTCCGGGGCGAACGGCACCAGAATCTCACCGGTGAGCTCGCGCTTGGCGAGTCCGCGCTCCAAACCTGAGTCGCCGGCGTCGATCTCAAAACCCCAGATTCCGTTGAGGTTCATCCAGTTGTCGCGGACAAGTTGTGGACGGGGATGCTCGGGCTTGGGAAGTGCCGGCATCATGTTGGGCTCTGTCAAAGCATCTCCTTCGGAAGGGGAAGGGTTCAATTTCCAGTCAAGCGCATCGCCGGAAAATGTGCATCTACCGGCCCGCCTGC
This genomic stretch from Micrococcaceae bacterium Sec5.1 harbors:
- a CDS encoding Vms1/Ankzf1 family peptidyl-tRNA hydrolase, with translation MSEALKKYADLYRQPGPWCLAYLEASTGTVDSLEAADVQPDNVRDALAGQGASKEDLAAMESAIQPAEGLPAPVSRFVLVRDGQVMVNELLPGPLSGPERISMDSIPDLLPLMKHQPDEFPYVVAEVSRDEGEIRLHRAGRPTVEESQHVQGSDENLKKVPSGGWSQGRYQHHTEEIWRRNADQVVNEIDKVVREKRARLLVLAGDIRARQLVADQLSEASKAILRMVDAHTLAPGSDRQKFDDEVNSLVAQQWAEEQQQLMERLAEQEGQANPESATGNGAVVHALQQAQVDVLILDDQALSEHTLLALGAEPWIASSEDEALGAEVLGKVPAPAAMVRAAALTDARVQLVPSAALPDGVHVAALLRWPTGPERPGAA
- a CDS encoding alpha/beta hydrolase; this encodes MLRHKYSYGEHPSQWGELFIPEPNNGNHRGASAVAGGVAVVIHGGYWRSQYGAELGEPLARDLAAHGITAWNLEYRRAGNGGGWPHTFEDILAGIDHLAEIAGQHELHLGKVVALGHSAGGHLAVWAAGRQRLSAIGTPDADRQLVRGSEDNAVHLTGVVSQSGLLNLAAAEKLNLSNGAVCNLMGGDSARYPKRHKYADPMSSLPIDVPVFAVHATDDEDVPASQSEAYVAAATAAGSAAQLLRVPGDHFDLIDPKAVAYKKCRELVQRLLS
- a CDS encoding sugar-binding domain-containing protein, whose translation is MMPALPKPEHPRPQLVRDNWMNLNGIWGFEIDAGDSGLERGLAKRELTGEILVPFAPESSLSGIEHVDFMEAVWYRRTVTIPHEWADQNVILHFGAVDHDATVWVNGIEVARHRGGFSPFTADLGGVAEPGTEAVIVVRARDSRHEMQARGKQATWYNNTHCQYTRTTGIWQTVWMEAVPEVHIKRLRMTPNLADSSITIEVPISQNRTGHTVTAVLSDKGDVRVEATAKADLDLTPTLRLTIPAESLRPWCIEDPFLYDLELTLRDAAGTVVDHVSSYAAVRSVALDGKVVRLNGKAVFQRLVLDQGYWPESLMTSPDDAALVKDIELAMAAGFNGARLHQKVFEERFLYHADRLGYLVWGEFGDWGVSGGGTVGHNQKPTASFIAQWLEVLQRDFNHPSIIGWCPLNETHQVLHDRLTVLDDVTQAMFLATKLADPTRPVIDASGYSHRIRETDIYDSHSYEQNPEKFRIEQQGLSDGKPFVNLNPQGEEYSVPYAGQPYFVSEFGGIWWNETEARQASAEAGLGTDVSTSWGYGQRVSTEEEFYARFDALCGVLLDNPDMFGYCYTQLTDVFQEKNGIFTFDRRDKFDLDRIRACQVRKAAIEAHNE
- a CDS encoding glycerophosphodiester phosphodiesterase — translated: MGYASDVTLPYFLRKDGTVGPLALAHRGFSMNGLENSMVAFRAAIELGTLHLETDVHTTSDGVLLVFHDSSLERVTDSSGRIAELEAAEVAKARIGGVEPVPTFDELVAAFPDARLNLDVKDWNSVKPMAEAIEKHGIHRRVLVTSFSDRRRRAVLKLLSQRTASSAGSTLTALFVLLGPVLPAGLARKVLSGVDAFQVPARYGRFPVVTPRFVRRAHRLGIQVHVWTINEPAEMVRLLDLGVDGIVSDRLDLLKDVLVRRGQWV
- a CDS encoding NAD-dependent epimerase/dehydratase family protein — its product is MTVLIAGCGDLGTEAGLRFAALGHEVIGLRRSPEKLPAGIRGMRADLSREVPVVPGDVNIVVVAVAADSSTEEAYRTAYIKGLQNVLDALERDSVEPARMLFVSSTAVYMDSDGGAVDETTPTEPTRFSGKVLVEAEHLFLARTRGTRTQPIILRLGGIYGPGRTRLIDQVRSGQAVIPARPRHTNRVHRDDAAAMIVHLTTMDQDPDPVYVGVDDHAAEMGDVMRFLALEMGSPEPPTALEDAPAGPGDKRCSNQRLRGTGFEFAFSSYVEGYRAVLAGSGVRHP
- a CDS encoding HAD family hydrolase: MRLVASDIDGTILGHDGKISDRTVKAFKACRDAGVELVFVTGRPPRWLYPLQEQLGHSGIVICSNGAVVWDLETEKPISSCTLDIKSIFEARRIIKSLRPDALFAVETLTGFQLEPGFLENETSELLAEFTPAPLDQTLTADDAVVKFLAITRKGTPDEFLAEVQPAVAHLVSTTHSAPRTAMLEMSVPGINKAVTLAKYAESLGIEAADVVAFGDMPNDIEMLRWAGHGYAMASGHPEAILAAGQQAPHFDDDGVAQILEAKLTEQTV
- a CDS encoding YbhB/YbcL family Raf kinase inhibitor-like protein gives rise to the protein MKDHDPYTGTPAPELQVASESFSGGDTLGPDQRSGILGAGGQDISPQLSWSGAPEGTRSFAVTMWDPDAPGPGGYWHWAVLNIPPEVSSLPAGAGGPNGHALPAGAFQLKNDGGRTGYLGAAPPRGHGPHRYIVAVHALDVEDLGIEKDSEARILASALPSHTLARGTITGMFER
- a CDS encoding carbohydrate kinase; translation: MLTVIGEALVDVVQRPSGIEAHVGGSPLNVAVGLARLDHPVQFIGRFGQDAYGDSVAAHLRSSSVMVPLPPDGKPTSVATAVIDDDGAATYTFDLTWDLPGLGGRLPLMLQGATLLHTGSIATALEPGAADVLAAVEHAHPSSTISFDPNCRPSIITDREYARRQAERFVVLSDVVKASDEDLEWLYPGADPLESARRWLSLGGTEGPALVVVTRGARGPWGITAIGETQVPAPSVTVVDTVGAGDSFMAGLLSAIVDRGLDGAQNRGALRAMPAETLAAIMDHATRAAAVTVSRAGANPPTRAELNHRAVAS